CGCCCGTCACCACGCTCTCCCTGAAGCCGCGCCGCATCGGCACGGCGGTGGTTCAGCTCCTCATCGACGCCATCGAGGGAGTGGAATCCGACCGACCGGTGGAGCAGGTGATACCGACGGAGCTGATCGTGCGTACCTCGTCCCAGCGACGCCCGCCGCGCACGACGGTCAGCCCGCCGCGCTCACCCGAGGAGAGTTAAGTCCGCCCCCGGGTAAAGGGAAGGTCGCCCTCCTGGGGAGAAACAGGGCCGGTCCCCCGGAGGGAAGGGATCGTTCTCGCGAAGAGCAGAAGAGCGAGGACGGTCACACGGTGGTCAAAGCCCGGCTCAATCGGGGCGAAAGCCGCGGTGAACTGGAGTCTTGCTCTGATTCACCACCCCTGGGTCATCACATGGCGCGATCCGCATTCCTATGATGGGCCCACGACACCCGCGGGCCGCTACGACCAGGCAGTCCGATGCGGTGCAACGCGGCGCGATGGTGGAGGGGTCGATGACTCAGGGGGCCGGTCAGGGACCCGAGGTGGAGCGGACGGCGACGTTGCGCGACTTCCGGGTGCCCGCGTACGTCCATGAGACCGGTCCGTACGTCCACAGCGGCCACCCCGGTGATGTCGCCCCGCCGCCCGAGGAGGCCTACCCCGAGGGGTACACGCCGACCCAGCGCGACCTTCCCGTCGTCAACCGGGGCGACACTGTCCAGGTGACCGTGGACCCCGAGACCGCCGCCGCCCCGCAGGCCACCACCGGGCAGGGCCCGCTGTACGTCGTGGGCGACGTGCACGGCTACCTCGACCAGCTGGTGTCGGCCCTCCAGGACAAGGGCCTGCTCGACGCCGCCGGAAACTGGTGCGCGGGCACCGCCCGGCTGTGGTTCCTCGGCGACTTCACCGACCGCGGCCCGGACGGCATCGGCGTCATCGACCTGGTGATGCGGCTGTCCGCCGAGGCCGCCGCGGCCGGCGGCTACTGCAAGGCGCTCATGGGCAACCACGAGCTGCTGCTGCTGGGTGCGAAGCGGTTCGGCGACACCCCCGTCAACTCCGGCGCGGGCACCGCCACCTTCCAGGCGGCCTGGCTGCTCAACGGCGGCCAGAAGACCGACATGGACCGCCTCCAGGACCACCACCTGCAGTGGATGTCGCGCCTGGACGCCGTCGAGGAGGTCGACGGCCACCTGCTCGTCCACTCCGACACCACCGCCTACCTCGACTACGGCCGCTCCATCGAAGAGGTCAACGACACCGTCCGCGAGACGATCACGCGCAACGACGCGGACGAGGTCTGGGACCTGTTCCGCAAGTTCACCAAGCGGTTCTCCTTCCGCGACGAGGGCGGCGCGGACGCCGTGCGCTCCCTGCTCGATACGTACGGGGGCGCCCGCATCGTTCACGGGCACAGCCCGATTCCTTATCTGCTGGGCGAGGCCGGCTCCGAGGACGACGAGGACAACCGCGACCCCGTGATCGAGGGACCGCACGTCTACGCCGACGGACTCGCCATCGCGATGGACGGCGGCGTGACCATGGCCGGAAAGCTGCTGGTCCAGCAACTACCGCTGGATACATGAACATTCACCGGGCAGGCGTTCCCCTTCGGAGGACGGGGCCGGTGCGGGGTCAATTTCGGTAAACCCCCTGTCACCGCATACCGTCACCGCTCTACCATCGGCTTATCCGTAGCAGGCTCCCCTCCGTTTCTGCCCGACGGCTCGTCAGCATGCCGAGCCCCAAGCCCTACGGAGCATCGGGGGATGCACATGAACAGCGTTCCGCAGCACCTGCTGAGCGAGGACCGCCAGGAATACGAGCGGATCCTCGATGAGGCGCTGCGCTCCGCACCACACCGTCCCGAACTGGCCGCTGTCGGACAGCGGCTCAACGCCGAACAACTGCGCACCATGGCGCTGAACGCGACCGCGCTCATCACGGCGGCCGCGTCGACCGAGTACCAGCACTACGTCAAGGTCCGCGACGAACTGCGTCAACCGGCGTCGGCCGGCTCGCCGGCCGTGCGCGAGTCCGGTTCCGCCGAGCCGGGTACGGTCGCGTCGGGGATCGCCGCCACCATGGGAGGGGTCACCGAGACCGCCGGCGCGGGCGCCGTCGCCGTCGTCGCCGTCCTCGCACCCGTCCTGGCCGGAACCGCCGCGGCGATCTTCCTGCTCGTCGGCTACATCCTGCAGATGCTCGACCCGGAGCAGGGGTTCGCCCGGACCATGCTCACCACCGGCTGGGTGTTCGGCGCCGTGACCGCGGTCGCGATTCTCGTCGCCGCGGTGGGGCTGCTGCTCACGGCCCTGCGCAACAAGCCCACGGCCGAGGGCGGACCGTACGGCGAGCTGCGGGGCGAGGTGGCCCAGGCCAAGGAGGCCTGGCACGAGGCCCTACTGGAACGCGGCATCCTGCCCTTCCTGCGGGAGGCCCTCGTCGACCCCGGCGCGGCCGCCGCGCTGCACCACACGCCCTCGTCCACGCCGGTCAGCCGCATGCCGCACCTCGGCTACGGCCGCCCGGGGTTCACCAGCCCGGACGACGGCGACCGTGGCTCACGCCCCAGCTTCAGCAGCCCGGACTACAGCAGCCCGGACTTCGGAGGACCGGAGCACCAGCCGGAGTAGCACCCGTCGGAGCCCGTCCAGCGGGCGGACCCACAGGCCGGGGGACCATCGACCCCCGGGCCTGTGCGCGGCCGGCTCAGTCCGCGATGGGCAGGTACACGCGGTTCCCGCTCGCCGCGAACTCCTTCGACTTCAGGGCCATGCCCTCCTCGATCTCGGTCCGTGTACCGCCGTGTTCACGGCGGATGTCCTGCGAGATCTTCATGCTGCAGAACTTGGGACCGCACATCGAGCAGAAGTGAGCCGTCTTGGCGGGCTCGGCGGGCAGGGTCTCGTCATGGAACTCCCGTGCCGTGTCCGGGTCGAGGGCCAGGTTGAACTGGTCCTCCCACCGGAACTCGAAACGGGCGTCGGACAGCGCGTCGTCCCACTCCTGCGCACCCGGGTGTCCCTTGGCGAGGTCGGCTGCGTGGGCGGCGATCTTGTAGGTGATGACGCCGGTCTTGACGTCGTCACGGTTCGGCAGGCCCAGGTGCTCCTTGGGCGTGACGTAACACAGCATCGCCGTGCCCCACCAGGCGATCATCGCGGCACCGATGCCGGAGGTGATGTGGTCGTACGCCGGCGCGACGTCCGTGGTCAGCGGGCCGAGCGTATAGAACGGAGCTTCATCGCAGATCTCCTGCTGAAGGTCGATGTTCTCCTTGATCTTGTGCATCGGGACGTGGCCCGGGCCCTCGATCATGGTCTGAACGTTGAAACGCTTCGCGATCCGGTTGAGTTCCCCGAGCGTGCGCAACTCCGCGAACTGTGCCTCGTCGTTGGCGTCCGCGATCGATCCGGGCCTGAGGCCGTCCCCGAGCGAGTACGTGACGTCGTAAGCGGCGAGGATCTCGCAGAGCTCCTCGAAGTTCTCGTACAGGAACGACTCCCTGTGGTGCGCGAGGCACCAGGCGGCCATGATCGAGCCGCCGCGGGAGACGATGCCGGTCTTGCGGTTCGCCGTCAGCGGCACGTAGGCCAGGCGCACGCCCGCGTGGACCGTCATGTAGTCCACGCCCTGCTCGGCCTGTTCGATGACCGTGTCCTTGTAGATCTCCCAGGTCAGCTCCTCGGCCCGGCCGTCGACCTTCTCCAGGGCCTGGTAGAGCGGCACGGTGCCGATGGGAACGGGGGAGTTGCGCAGGACCCACTCGCGCGTGGTGTGGATGTTGCGGCCGGTGGACAGGTCCATGACCGTGTCGGCGCCCCATCGGGTCGCCCAGGTCATCTTCTCGACCTCCTCCTCGATGGAGGACGTCACCGCCGAGTTGCCGATGTTGGCGTTGACCTTCACCAGGAACCGCTTGCCGATGATCATCGGCTCGATCTCCGGGTGGTTGACGTTGGCCGGCAGCACGGCCCGCCCCGCCGCGATCTCGTCGCGCACGACCTCGGGCGCCACGTTCTCCCTGATGGCGACGTACTCCATCTCGGGCGTGATCTCTCCCCGGCGGGCGTACGCGAGCTGCGTGACCGCCTGTCCGTCCCTGCCGCGGCGCGGCTGGCGGGGGCGGCCGGGGAAGACCGCGTCGAGGTTGCGGAGGCCGCCGCGGGGCGAGGTGTGCTTGATGCCGTCGTCCTCGGGACGGACGGGGCGGCCCTCGTACTCCTCGGTGTCGCCGCGGGCGATGATCCAGTTCTCGCGCAGCGGCGACAGGCCCCTGCGGACGTCGGTGTCGACGCCTGGATCGGTGTACGGGCCCGACGTGTCGTACAGCGTGACCGACTGGCCGTTGGTGAGGTGCACCTGACGGACCGGCACGCGCAAGTCGGGGCGGGTGCCCTCGATGTACGCCTTGTGCCAGCCGATGGACTTCCCGGCCTCCTCGGACTTCTCGTCCTGAACGGAGGCAGGCGTGCGTGCGTCCTTGTTGGTCATGAGACCTACTCCCTACGCCGGCATTACCCGGTAACAGGTTCGGCGGTCGACGCAGCGGTTTCCGTCCGGCGACGTTTCGTGTGAAACATCACTCGACTCCGGCGATGTTTCATGTGAAACATCGCTGGGACGGAGGTCAGCGCCCTCTCAGCCCGGTGCTCCGAGCTCCCGCGTGTACAAAAGGTGCCTCCACGCTAGCGGCAATTCTGGCGCGGTGAACAGAGGGCCCCCCTCGTTCTTGCGATGATCGGTCGGTGACCACGACGCAGCGTCCCCCCTACCCACCGCCCGAGCCGCCCCGCGGATCCGGCTCCGGAAACGGCAACGGCCGTGGTGACGGCCATGATTTCGCCGCCGGAGGCGGGCAGGGGCAAACCACGGGGCAGGGCCCTCGGCCCGGGTACGGGCGTGACGCGCGTTCCGGCCCCGCAGGCGGCGGCGAGTACGGGCCGGGCTTCAATGGCGGCCCGGGTGCCGGTTCTCACGGTTCCCCCACGGGAGGGCAGGGCCCCGGACAGCGCTCCGGTGACGGGCACGGCGGAGGCGACGGGCACGGCCACGGCCACGGCCACGGCGGAGGCGACGGGCACGGCCACGGTGAAGGTCACGGCCAGGATCACGGTGGAGGTCACGGCCACGGGCCCGGTGAAGGTCACGGAAATGGCCGCGGCGGAGGCGACGAGCACGGACCCGGTCCCGGTTCCGCCCCGGGCGGCGGACACGGGCATTCGCACAGCCACGGCCCGGCCACGCCCGTCTCCCTGCATCTGCGCAAGGTCATCGCGGCGATCCTGATCCCGTTCGCCGCGGCGGTGCTGGTCGGTCTCGCCGTGCT
This is a stretch of genomic DNA from Streptomyces hawaiiensis. It encodes these proteins:
- a CDS encoding metallophosphoesterase: MVEGSMTQGAGQGPEVERTATLRDFRVPAYVHETGPYVHSGHPGDVAPPPEEAYPEGYTPTQRDLPVVNRGDTVQVTVDPETAAAPQATTGQGPLYVVGDVHGYLDQLVSALQDKGLLDAAGNWCAGTARLWFLGDFTDRGPDGIGVIDLVMRLSAEAAAAGGYCKALMGNHELLLLGAKRFGDTPVNSGAGTATFQAAWLLNGGQKTDMDRLQDHHLQWMSRLDAVEEVDGHLLVHSDTTAYLDYGRSIEEVNDTVRETITRNDADEVWDLFRKFTKRFSFRDEGGADAVRSLLDTYGGARIVHGHSPIPYLLGEAGSEDDEDNRDPVIEGPHVYADGLAIAMDGGVTMAGKLLVQQLPLDT
- the thiC gene encoding phosphomethylpyrimidine synthase ThiC; translated protein: MTNKDARTPASVQDEKSEEAGKSIGWHKAYIEGTRPDLRVPVRQVHLTNGQSVTLYDTSGPYTDPGVDTDVRRGLSPLRENWIIARGDTEEYEGRPVRPEDDGIKHTSPRGGLRNLDAVFPGRPRQPRRGRDGQAVTQLAYARRGEITPEMEYVAIRENVAPEVVRDEIAAGRAVLPANVNHPEIEPMIIGKRFLVKVNANIGNSAVTSSIEEEVEKMTWATRWGADTVMDLSTGRNIHTTREWVLRNSPVPIGTVPLYQALEKVDGRAEELTWEIYKDTVIEQAEQGVDYMTVHAGVRLAYVPLTANRKTGIVSRGGSIMAAWCLAHHRESFLYENFEELCEILAAYDVTYSLGDGLRPGSIADANDEAQFAELRTLGELNRIAKRFNVQTMIEGPGHVPMHKIKENIDLQQEICDEAPFYTLGPLTTDVAPAYDHITSGIGAAMIAWWGTAMLCYVTPKEHLGLPNRDDVKTGVITYKIAAHAADLAKGHPGAQEWDDALSDARFEFRWEDQFNLALDPDTAREFHDETLPAEPAKTAHFCSMCGPKFCSMKISQDIRREHGGTRTEIEEGMALKSKEFAASGNRVYLPIAD